Genomic DNA from Geomonas agri:
GCGGTCCGCGGAGCGCCCCCCCAGCACGATCTCGTGCACGATGCGCTGGTAGAGATCATGATCCAGCTCCCCTTCCGCGAACATCCCCTTGAAGAAATCGCCCATCGTCTTCTGGTGGTCACGCCGCAGGCGCAGCCCCATCCCCTTTACCTCGACCGGCGCCTTGCCGTGCGGATAGTCGTCACAGCTGGCGTACCGGGCGTTGCCCCCCACCAGCACCATGCCAGCCAGAGGCGAGCGCAGGGCCGGGAAAGCCTGCAGTGCCACCTGCACTCCCATCGACCACCCCACCAGTACCGCGTCGTGCAAGGCCAGCTCCTCGAAGAAAGCGGCCAGGTCCGAGGCATAGTCGTTGATGGTGTAGGACATGGCCGGCGGCGAATGGCCGTGGCCACGCATGTCCACAAATATGAGCCGCCCCGCGTCCTGCATATCCTGCTGGAAACGCCAGGCACGGCCGGACATGGCCCAGCCGTGGACGAAAACAACCGGCCTCCCGGCACCTGTTTCCTGAAAATGCAAAGTCATAAAAAACCTCAAAAGTCGAACACAGAGGTCTCGGAGGTCCACAGAGGGCACAGAGAACAGGACAAGGTTTTTACTTCAAAGAGAAGTCCTCTGTGCTCCGCTCCGGCTTTTCCTCCGTGTACTCTGTGTTCCGCTTTTCTGTTTAAACTACCCCGAGCTTCCTGCCGACCCGCGCGATGGTATCCGCTGCGGCTTCGAGATCAGCGGGGTCGTGGGTGGCCATGATGGTACAGCGCAGACGACAGCTCCCAGCCGGAACGGTGGGAGGCCTGATCCCCTGCACGAAGATCCCTTCTTCCAAAAGCTCCTGGCTGAACTGCATGGTCGCCTCGGCTGGCCCAACGAAGATCGGTACGATCTGGGTCTCGCTCCCCATGGTATCGAAGCCGGCGGCGGCCAACTTGTCCTTGAACAGTGCCACGTTCGCCGCCAGCCGCTCCCGCAACTCCTTTCCCTCCTGGGAATCGACCAAGTCCAGCGCCGCGACCGACGGAGCCAAAACCGCCGGAGGCAGCGAGGTGGAAAAGATGAAGCTGCGCGCCTTGTTCACGAGGTACTGGCAGATCTCTGCCGAAGCCGCCGCATAGGCGCCAAAGCTCCCCAGCCCCTTGCCCAGCGTCCCCATGTGGATGTCCACGCCGTCCA
This window encodes:
- a CDS encoding alpha/beta fold hydrolase yields the protein MTLHFQETGAGRPVVFVHGWAMSGRAWRFQQDMQDAGRLIFVDMRGHGHSPPAMSYTINDYASDLAAFFEELALHDAVLVGWSMGVQVALQAFPALRSPLAGMVLVGGNARYASCDDYPHGKAPVEVKGMGLRLRRDHQKTMGDFFKGMFAEGELDHDLYQRIVHEIVLGGRSADREAVMQSLNILSTADLREGLPQVDRPVLVIHGEQDTVCPVAASQYLAQHLPMAQLEIFQGCGHAPFMTRPERFNAVLREFLAEL